One genomic segment of Musa acuminata AAA Group cultivar baxijiao chromosome BXJ3-3, Cavendish_Baxijiao_AAA, whole genome shotgun sequence includes these proteins:
- the LOC103977762 gene encoding phospholipid-transporting ATPase 1, with product MAYEDDDPPPSLHLPRPISEPHLRLDPLSLSAASAAHRHASSTSHPPHDIPLPTPAVRHGSRAESECLASSQPELADADARLIIVGDPGRTDPHLQLAGNAVRTAKYSPFTFLPRNLFEQFHRVAYVYFLVIAVLNQLPQLAVFGRGASVLPLAFVLLVTAVKDAYEDWRRHRSDRIENNRAASVVDPRDGQFRPKRWKDVRVGEVLKVFADETNPCDMVLLATSDPTGVAYVQTINLDGESNLKTRYAKQETTSRPIGDAHPFAAGLIRCERPNRNIYGFLANMEIDGKRVSLGPSNIILRGCELKNTAWAIGVAVYAGSETKVMLNSSGAPSKRSRLETHMNRETLLLSAVLITLCSVVSICNGIWLGKHRNDLELSQFFRKRDYSDSGENYNYYGIGMQVFFTFLMSVIVFQIMIPISLYISMELARLGQAYFMIRDTNLYDESSNSKFQCRALNINEDLGQIKYVFSDKTGTLTENKMEFQCASIRGRDYSSGKVPLQDNGGTHSVLVGDQIWKPKMSVKTDPELVALLRSKVETEQGKQAREFFLALACCNTIVPLVVETADQTKKLIDYQGESPDEQALVYAAASYGFVLIERTSGHIVVDVLGDRQRYDVLGLHEFDSDRKRMSVIIGCPDKTVKLYVKGADISMFGVIQKNINLDIIRATETTINAYSSLGLRTLVIGMRKLSRNDFEEWQSAYENASTELIGRGRLLQAVASNVERDLHILGASGIEDKLQQGVPEAIESIRQAGIKVWVLTGDKQETAISIGFSCKLLTSEMTQIVINSNSRESCKKSLQDAVALSSKLAAISPDSENILRGTGSSRIAVALVIDGNSLVYILETELEEELFKVATICDVVLCCRVAPLQKAGIVALMKNQTDDMTLAIGDGANDVSMIQMADVGIGISGQEGRQAVMASDFAMGQFRFLVPLLLVHGHWNYQRMAYMILYNFYRNAVFVFILFWYVLYTAYSLTTAISEWSSVLYSVIYTALPTIVVGILDKDLSRRTLIKYPQLYRAGQRDERYNLKLFILTMMDSIWQSVAIFYIPYLAYRQSVVDGSSLGDLWTLAVVILVNIHLAMDVFQWNWITNASIWGCIVATVICVIIIDSIWMLPGYWAIFHIMGTGLFWLCLLGIIIAGMLPRFTTKALTEYFMPNDIQIARELEKYQNINAATTSEIPMSTLSQPL from the exons atggctTATGAAGACGACGATCCTCCCCCATCTCTTCATCTCCCCAGGCCAATCTCCGAGCCCCATCTCCGCCTCGACCCCCTCTCCCTCTCCGCCGCCTCTGCCGCCCATCGCCACGCCTCCTCCACATCCCACCCCCCGCACGACATCCCCCTCCCCACCCCTGCCGTCCGTCATGGCTCCCGCGCCGAGTCCGAGTGCCTCGCCTCCTCCCAGCCCGAGCTCGCCGACGCCGACGCCCGGCTGATCATTGTCGGTGACCCCGGGCGCACCGACCCTCACCTCCAGCTCGCCGGCAACGCCGTCCGCACGGCCAAGTACTCCCCCTTCACCTTCCTCCCCCGCAACCTCTTCGAGCAGTTCCACCGCGTCGCTTACGTCTACTTCCTGGTCATCGCCGTCCTTAACCAGCTCCCCCAGCTCGCCGTCTTCGGCCGGGGCGCCTCCGTCCTCCCCCTTGCCTTCGTTCTCCTTGTCACCGCCGTCAAGGACGCCTACGAGGACTGGCGCCGCCACCGCTCCGACCGCATCGAGAACAACCGCGCCGCCTCGGTCGTTGATCCCCGCGACGGCCAGTTCCGGCCCAAGCGCTGGAAGGATGTCCGTGTAGGCGAGGTCCTCAAGGTGTTCGCCGACGAGACCAACCCCTGCGACATGGTCCTCCTCGCCACCAGTGACCCCACCGGCGTCGCCTACGTCCAAACCATCAACCTCGACGGCGAGTCCAACCTCAAGACCCGATACGCCAAGCAGGAGACCACGTCCCGGCCCATCGGCGACGCGCACCCGTTCGCCGCCGGCCTCATCCGCTGCGAGCGGCCCAACCGTAACATCTACGGCTTCCTTGCCAACATGGAAATCGACGGGAAGCGGGTCTCTCTCGGCCCGTCCAACATCATCCTCCGCGGCTGCGAGCTCAAGAACACGGCGTGGGCGATAGGCGTCGCGGTGTATGCCGGCAGCGAAACCAAGGTCATGTTGAATAGCTCCGGGGCACCCTCAAAGAGGAGCCGATTGGAAACCCACATGAACAGGGAGACGCTGCTTCTGTCCGCCGTTCTGATCACCCTGTGCTCGGTGGTGTCAATTTGCAATGGGATTTGGTTGGGTAAACATAGGAATGATTTGGAGCTCTCCCAATTCTTTAGGAAGAGGGATTATTCCGATAGCGGCGAGAACTACAACTATTATGGTATCGGGATGCAGGTGTTCTTTACTTTTCTCATGTCGGTGATCGTGTTCCAGATCATGATTCCTATTTCCCTCTACATCTCGATGGAGCTGGCCAGGCTTGGGCAGGCCTATTTCATGATTAGGGATACTAATTTGTACGATGAGAGCTCGAATTCAAAGTTTCAGTGCAGGGCTCTGAACATAAATGAAGACCTTGGGCAGATAAAGTATGTTTTCTCAGACAAAACAGGAACTTTGACGGAGAATAAGATGGAGTTTCAGTGTGCAAGCATTCGAGGGAGAGATTACAGTAGTGGGAAAGTACCCTTACAGGACAACGGTGGAACACATTCTGTTTTAG TGGGTGATCAGATATGGAAGCCAAAGATGTCAGTTAAAACAGATCCTGAGCTAGTTGCTTTATTGCGAAGTAAAGTTGAGACCGAGCAAGGAAAGCAAGCTCGTGAATTCTTCCTTGCCTTGGCATGCTGCAATACCATTGTCCCTCTTGTTGTGGAGACTGCAGACCAAACAAAGAAGTTGATAGATTATCAGGGAGAGTCTCCTGATGAGCAGGCTCTTGTCTATGCAGCTGCCTCCTATGGTTTTGTGCTTATTGAGCGCACGTCTGGGCACATAGTCGTTGATGTCCTTGGGGATAGACAAAG ATATGATGTTTTGGGACTTCATGAGTTTGATAGTGACCGGAAGAGGATGTCAGTTATAATTGGTTGTCCTGATAAGACAGTAAAGCTGTATGTGAAAGGTGCAGACATCTCAATGTTTGGGGttatacaaaaaaatataaatttggaCATTATTCGTGCAACTGAGACAACTATCAATGCCTATTCATCTTTGGGTCTGAGGACATTGGTCATTGGAATGCGTAAGTTAAGTAGAAATGATTTTGAGGAGTGGCAGTCTGCCTATGAGAATGCAAGTACAGAATTGATTGGTAGGGGAAGATTACTACAGGCAGTTGCATCTAATGTTGAAAGAGATCTCCATATATTGGGAGCCTCTGGGATTGAAGATAAGCTGCAACAAGGTGTACCAGAAGCCATAGAATCCATAAGACAAGCTGGCATCAAGGTCTGGGTTTTGACAGGGGATAAGCAAGAAACTGCCATTTCCATTGGCTTTTCTTGTAAGCTTCTAACGAGTGAAATGACTCAGATAGTGATAAACAGCAATTCCAGAGAGTCTTGTAAAAAGAGCCTGCAAGATGCAGTTGCCCTGTCCAGCAAACTTGCAGCAATATCACCTGATAGTGAAAATATATTGAGAGGCACAGGATCTTCTAGGATTGCCGTAGCTTTGGTAATTGATGGCAATAGCCTTGTCTACATTTTAGAGACTGAATTGGAAGAAGAG CTATTTAAAGTGGCGACAATATGTGATGTTGTGTTGTGCTGCCGTGTGGCTCCACTGCAAAAGGCTGGGATTGTTGCTCTTATGAAGAATCAAACAGATGATATGACCCTTGCAATTGGAGATG GTGCAAATGATGTCTCGATGATCCAAATGGCTGATGTTGGGATTGGCATAAGCGGTCAAGAGGGAAGGCAAGCTGTAATGGCCTCTGATTTTGCCATGGGACAGTTCAGATTCTTAGTGCCCCTTTTGTTGGTCCATGGACATTGGAATTACCAAAGGATGGCCTACATGATCTTGTACAACTTCTACAGGAATGCTGTGTTTGTCTTCATCCTATTCTG GTATGTGCTCTACACTGCCTATAGCTTGACAACTGCAATATCCGAATGGAGCAGTGTTCTATATTCTGTGATTTACACTGCTTTGCCAACCATTGTTGTCGGAATACTTGACAAGGATCTTAGCAGGAGGACATTGATAAAGTACCCTCAACTCTATAGGGCAGGGCAGAGGGATGAAAGATACAACCTAAAGTTGTTTATCCTCACCATGATGGACTCCATTTGGCAAAGCGTTGCTATATTCTACATCCCATATCTTGCATACAGACAGAGTGTTGTTGATGGATCCAGCCTGGGAGACTTATGGACCCTTGCTGTTGTCATTCTAGTAAACATTCACCTGGCCATGGATGTGTTTCAGTGGAACTGGATCACCAATGCATCGATATGGGGCTGCATTGTTGCAACAGTAATATGTGTCATCATCATAGACTCCATATGGATGCTACCTGGTTACTG GGCTATCTTCCACATAATGGGAACAGGATTATTTTGGCTATGTTTGCTTGGCATCATCATAGCTGGGATGCTTCCTCGTTTTACAACCAAGGCACTAACCGAGTATTTCATGCCTAATGATATTCAAATTGCAAGAGAACTAGAAAAGTATCAGAACATAAATGCAGCCACCACATCAGAAATTCCAATGAGCACACTGTCACAACCCTTGTGA